In the genome of Terribacillus sp. FSL K6-0262, one region contains:
- a CDS encoding alpha-glucosidase/alpha-galactosidase: MSKITFIGAGSTIFTKNVLGDCMLSPALQRFEFALFDIDEARLAESELLLNALKRSLQAEVTIKAYKNRQEALQGAKYVINAIQVGGYRPSTVIDFEIPKKYGLRQTIADTVGIGGVFRALRTIPVMLDIARDMEEVCPDAWLLNYTNPMAALTGAVARFSNVKVVGLCHSVQVCTKDLLRDLEIPYENIEERIAGINHMAWLLEIKSNGKDIYPEIKKRAKEKQKQKHHDMVRYELMDKFGYYVTESSEHNAEYHPYFIKEKYPELISRFNIPLDEYPRRCEEQIESWQKTKQELMNDHSLTHERSHEYGSRIMEAMETNRPFVFGGNVVNTGGLIANLPRNAVVEVPCIANRNGITPAYMGELPEQLAALNRSNINTQLLTIEAAMTKSKEKIYQAALLDPHTAAELSMDDIISMCDDLIEAHGDMLPAYSVAKGTVRL, from the coding sequence ATGAGTAAAATAACGTTCATCGGAGCAGGTAGTACCATTTTTACAAAGAATGTACTGGGAGATTGCATGTTGTCCCCAGCTTTACAGAGATTCGAGTTTGCGTTGTTCGATATCGATGAAGCGCGATTGGCCGAGTCCGAATTGCTGCTGAATGCACTGAAGCGTTCGTTGCAGGCAGAAGTTACAATCAAAGCATATAAAAACCGCCAGGAAGCCTTGCAGGGTGCCAAGTATGTCATAAATGCCATTCAAGTAGGGGGCTATCGGCCGAGCACTGTCATCGATTTTGAGATTCCCAAAAAGTACGGCCTTCGCCAGACGATTGCCGATACCGTCGGAATAGGCGGGGTATTCCGGGCATTGCGCACCATCCCTGTCATGCTGGATATCGCAAGGGACATGGAAGAGGTTTGCCCGGATGCATGGCTGTTGAATTATACAAATCCCATGGCTGCACTCACCGGGGCTGTTGCCCGTTTTTCGAATGTCAAAGTCGTCGGTTTATGCCACAGTGTACAGGTTTGTACAAAAGACTTGCTCAGGGATCTCGAGATTCCGTATGAGAATATCGAAGAACGGATTGCTGGTATCAACCATATGGCATGGCTGCTGGAGATCAAATCCAATGGCAAGGATATCTATCCTGAAATCAAGAAACGTGCCAAGGAGAAGCAAAAGCAAAAACATCATGATATGGTTCGTTATGAACTGATGGATAAGTTCGGATATTACGTGACGGAATCCTCTGAGCATAATGCAGAGTATCATCCTTATTTCATTAAAGAAAAATATCCGGAGCTGATTTCACGTTTTAACATACCGCTGGATGAATATCCGCGACGCTGCGAGGAACAGATTGAAAGTTGGCAGAAAACAAAACAAGAGCTGATGAATGACCACAGCTTGACACATGAACGTTCGCATGAATACGGTTCCCGTATAATGGAAGCGATGGAAACAAATCGACCGTTCGTTTTCGGAGGAAATGTAGTGAACACTGGCGGTCTGATTGCGAACCTGCCTCGAAATGCAGTAGTCGAAGTACCGTGCATCGCAAATCGAAATGGCATCACCCCGGCATATATGGGAGAGCTTCCGGAGCAGCTGGCAGCTTTGAATCGTTCCAATATCAATACACAGCTGTTGACCATCGAAGCGGCAATGACAAAATCAAAGGAAAAAATCTATCAAGCAGCCTTGCTTGATCCGCATACAGCTGCCGAACTTTCCATGGATGACATCATCAGCATGTGCGATGATTTGATTGAAGCACATGGTGACATGCTGCCGGCGTATTCAGTAGCGAAAGGGACAGTCAGACTTTGA
- a CDS encoding TetR-like C-terminal domain-containing protein, with amino-acid sequence MTESQKLFTYEEFYSIILSKEVSLKCYYMLFDEIQSMLLEDKHAVQPEEIKGFLYSYTANAIIGLIIEWYRRDFRGSANQMNVLLVNILRLKI; translated from the coding sequence ATGACAGAATCCCAAAAGCTTTTCACATATGAAGAGTTTTACAGCATCATATTATCGAAAGAAGTATCTTTGAAATGCTATTACATGCTATTCGACGAAATACAGTCGATGCTGTTGGAGGATAAACACGCAGTACAGCCTGAAGAAATCAAGGGCTTTCTCTATTCCTATACTGCCAATGCAATCATCGGATTAATAATCGAATGGTATCGCCGCGACTTCCGGGGGTCCGCTAATCAAATGAATGTACTGTTGGTGAATATCCTGAGATTAAAGATTTAA
- a CDS encoding holin, protein MEEVMAFASIISPVVVALVQLIKKTVTVNNRFLPLMSLLIGLLVGALAWPFTEMDIVLRLWSGGFAGLAASGLYSLGKRTIPNKNNDNDHAA, encoded by the coding sequence ATGGAAGAGGTAATGGCCTTTGCTTCGATTATCAGTCCTGTTGTCGTTGCGTTGGTGCAGCTGATTAAAAAGACAGTTACTGTAAATAACAGGTTCCTGCCATTGATGAGCCTGCTGATAGGTCTATTGGTGGGAGCCCTTGCTTGGCCGTTCACTGAAATGGACATTGTATTGCGGCTGTGGTCGGGAGGTTTTGCTGGACTGGCTGCATCCGGATTGTATTCCCTGGGTAAACGAACGATACCAAATAAAAATAATGATAATGATCATGCTGCCTAA
- the map gene encoding type I methionyl aminopeptidase: MIAKTEEDIKALKEIGRIVASIRDELVQRTVPGVTTKELDDIAGEMFEKEGAVSAPKSEYDFPGFTCISVNDEVAHGIPGQRVIQEGDLVNVDVSGSKDGYFADTGISFVVGEGEAILTKICDVAKEAFEAGLKKAKPGSKKSGIGRAVFQTARQHDLTVITNLTGHGIGRTIHEAPDHIYNYRDTTDDELLKDGMVIAFEPFISTAEEEVFQKEDGWTYATENSFVAQLEHTIILTKNGPIIVTQ, translated from the coding sequence ATGATTGCAAAAACAGAAGAAGACATTAAGGCCCTGAAGGAAATAGGCAGGATTGTGGCCTCCATCAGGGATGAATTGGTACAAAGGACGGTACCTGGCGTAACGACGAAAGAACTTGATGATATAGCTGGGGAAATGTTTGAGAAGGAAGGCGCAGTTTCGGCTCCGAAAAGTGAATACGATTTTCCGGGGTTCACTTGTATCAGTGTCAATGATGAGGTGGCGCATGGTATTCCGGGGCAGCGAGTCATTCAGGAAGGGGATCTGGTGAATGTCGATGTATCCGGCTCAAAGGATGGCTATTTCGCAGATACTGGAATCTCGTTTGTCGTAGGAGAAGGGGAGGCAATCCTGACGAAGATTTGCGACGTTGCTAAAGAGGCATTTGAAGCGGGCCTCAAGAAAGCAAAACCCGGCTCCAAGAAAAGCGGAATCGGGAGAGCGGTATTCCAAACAGCAAGACAGCATGACCTAACCGTCATCACCAATCTTACTGGACATGGTATTGGACGTACCATACATGAAGCTCCTGACCATATTTATAATTATCGGGATACAACGGATGATGAATTATTGAAGGATGGGATGGTAATCGCATTCGAACCATTCATTTCAACCGCTGAAGAAGAAGTGTTCCAGAAAGAAGACGGCTGGACCTATGCTACCGAAAACAGCTTCGTAGCGCAATTGGAGCATACGATTATCCTGACTAAAAATGGTCCGATCATTGTCACGCAGTAA
- a CDS encoding tyrosine-type recombinase/integrase has protein sequence MFCREDGSILPKSSLYNAFKRILKQAQIEKLPIHSLRHTHAVLLLESGADMKFVQERLGHKSISITSDIYSHISPKSEKSSVDGYEKYTQSIYD, from the coding sequence ATCTTTTGCCGCGAAGACGGTAGTATCTTACCTAAATCATCTCTATATAATGCTTTCAAGCGGATACTTAAACAAGCACAAATAGAAAAACTCCCGATTCATTCCCTAAGACATACTCACGCAGTCTTATTGTTAGAATCAGGAGCTGATATGAAGTTTGTACAAGAAAGACTTGGCCATAAGTCGATCAGTATCACTTCAGATATTTATTCTCATATATCACCAAAGAGCGAAAAATCGAGCGTAGATGGATATGAAAAATACACTCAGTCAATTTATGACTGA
- the glnA gene encoding type I glutamate--ammonia ligase — translation MAKFTREDVIKIIKEENVKFIRLQFTDLLGTIKNVEIPLSQLDKALDNEMMFDGSSIEGFVRIEESDMKLYPDLDTFVVFPWTSEKGKVARFICDIYTPEGEPFEGCPRYNLKRNLKKMEELGFSAFNIGTEPEFFLFKLDEKGEPTLELNDKGGYFDLAPTDLGETTRRDIVLELEEMGFEIEASHHEVAPGQHEIDFKYADALKHADDIQTFKLVVKTIARKHGLHATFMPKPLFGVNGSGMHCNMSLFKDGKNAFYDESGELKLSETAYQFIAGTLKHAVNFTAVTNPTVNSYKRLVPGYEAPCYVAWSGKNRSPLIRVPSARGASTRIEVRSVDPSANPYLAMSVLLAAGLDGIKNNLEAPASIDRNIYVMDKAEREKNGVTDLPATLFDALEQLKSDDIIVEALGDHLFEHFIEAKEIEWDMFRTQVHPWERDQYMEDF, via the coding sequence ATGGCGAAATTTACTAGAGAAGATGTAATCAAGATCATCAAGGAGGAGAACGTAAAGTTCATTCGCTTGCAGTTCACCGACTTGCTTGGCACAATCAAAAACGTGGAAATCCCGCTTAGCCAATTGGACAAAGCTTTGGACAACGAAATGATGTTTGATGGATCATCCATCGAAGGCTTTGTGCGCATCGAGGAATCCGATATGAAACTTTATCCGGACCTGGATACTTTCGTTGTATTCCCTTGGACTAGTGAAAAAGGCAAAGTGGCACGTTTCATCTGTGATATCTATACTCCTGAAGGAGAGCCATTCGAAGGCTGCCCGCGTTATAACTTGAAGCGCAACCTGAAAAAAATGGAAGAGCTTGGATTCAGTGCATTCAACATCGGTACAGAGCCGGAATTCTTCTTGTTCAAACTCGATGAAAAAGGCGAACCGACACTGGAATTGAATGATAAAGGCGGATACTTCGACCTTGCCCCGACGGACTTGGGTGAAACGACCCGCCGCGATATCGTGTTGGAATTGGAAGAAATGGGCTTTGAAATCGAAGCATCCCACCACGAAGTGGCACCAGGGCAGCACGAAATCGATTTCAAATATGCAGACGCATTGAAGCATGCGGATGATATCCAAACTTTCAAGCTGGTAGTGAAGACAATCGCCAGAAAACATGGCCTGCATGCCACATTCATGCCGAAACCGCTATTCGGTGTCAACGGTTCCGGTATGCACTGCAACATGTCCCTATTCAAAGACGGCAAGAATGCTTTCTATGATGAAAGCGGCGAGCTGAAGCTTTCCGAAACAGCATATCAGTTCATCGCAGGCACATTGAAGCATGCGGTCAACTTCACTGCTGTAACGAATCCGACAGTAAACTCATACAAACGCCTGGTACCTGGCTACGAAGCTCCATGCTACGTTGCATGGTCCGGCAAGAACCGCAGCCCATTGATCCGTGTGCCATCCGCTCGCGGAGCAAGCACACGCATCGAGGTCCGCAGCGTCGATCCATCTGCGAACCCATACCTGGCAATGAGCGTATTGCTTGCTGCAGGACTTGACGGAATCAAGAACAACCTGGAAGCACCAGCATCCATCGACCGCAACATCTATGTCATGGACAAAGCGGAAAGAGAAAAGAACGGTGTAACAGATCTTCCAGCTACACTATTCGATGCTCTTGAACAGCTTAAATCCGACGATATCATCGTCGAAGCATTGGGCGATCACCTATTCGAACACTTCATCGAAGCAAAAGAAATCGAATGGGATATGTTCCGCACACAAGTGCACCCATGGGAACGCGATCAGTATATGGAAGACTTTTAA
- a CDS encoding MerR family transcriptional regulator yields the protein MSDMNRRSMPLFSIGIVKSLTALTARQIRYYEDNGLIFPARTEGNQRLFSFNDVDRLLEIKELIDKGINLAGIKQMLPYKEKPSADTLETPIAPEISDKALRQMLRQELMDTGRLGKASLRQGELSRFFH from the coding sequence ATGAGTGACATGAATCGCCGATCTATGCCCTTGTTCTCTATTGGTATTGTAAAATCACTTACTGCATTAACAGCAAGACAAATCCGTTATTATGAAGACAACGGACTGATTTTCCCAGCAAGAACAGAAGGCAATCAGCGGCTTTTCTCATTCAATGATGTGGATCGGCTGCTGGAGATCAAGGAATTGATCGATAAAGGAATCAATCTTGCCGGTATCAAGCAAATGCTGCCTTATAAAGAAAAACCGTCAGCAGATACGCTTGAGACCCCGATCGCACCGGAGATCTCCGACAAGGCACTGCGACAAATGCTTCGTCAGGAATTGATGGACACCGGACGTTTGGGTAAAGCTTCGTTACGTCAGGGAGAGTTATCACGATTCTTCCATTAA
- a CDS encoding methionine gamma-lyase family protein, translated as MIKETARRTEEETSAQRAEIDRIAEENQKRVMDAFRNQRVSDSHFNPTTGYGYDDFGRETLEQVYAEVFGGEDALVRPQIVSGTHAITTALFGILRPGDELLYITGKPYDTLEGVIGNRQEDTGSLKDFGVTYDAVDLTEAGAIDYPALAAKLSDKTKVVAIQRSKGYADRPSFSVAEIGEMIAFVKEKYPEIIVFVDNCYGEFAETKEPLHVGADVIAGSLIKNPGGGIVRAGGYIAGRADLIELCANRLTAPGLGKETGATLGMLQELFQGFFLAPHVVGEALKGAIFTSRFLELLGFSTSPKYDAKRVDLIQSVNFHSADQMVAFCQAIQHASPVNAHVTPHPAPMPGYENDVIMAAGTFIQGASLELTADGPIRPPYTAFVQGGLTYAHVKLAIIDAAQNLLEKGLISTNQAN; from the coding sequence ATGATAAAAGAAACAGCAAGAAGAACGGAAGAAGAAACAAGCGCCCAGCGCGCAGAGATAGATCGCATTGCAGAAGAAAATCAGAAACGAGTGATGGATGCATTCCGGAACCAGCGCGTGAGCGACAGTCATTTCAATCCGACCACCGGCTATGGCTATGATGATTTTGGCCGCGAGACGCTCGAACAAGTATATGCTGAAGTGTTCGGCGGGGAAGATGCGCTTGTACGGCCGCAGATTGTTTCCGGGACGCATGCGATCACGACGGCACTTTTCGGTATCCTTCGCCCGGGAGATGAGCTTCTCTATATCACCGGTAAACCATACGACACACTGGAAGGTGTCATCGGGAACCGGCAGGAAGATACAGGGTCCCTGAAGGATTTTGGTGTCACATATGATGCAGTCGATTTGACCGAAGCAGGTGCAATCGATTATCCGGCTCTGGCAGCGAAGCTTTCCGATAAGACGAAGGTCGTGGCAATCCAGCGTTCGAAAGGATATGCCGACAGGCCTTCGTTTTCTGTTGCTGAGATCGGGGAGATGATCGCCTTCGTAAAAGAGAAGTATCCGGAGATCATCGTATTTGTCGATAACTGCTACGGGGAATTCGCAGAAACCAAAGAACCGCTTCATGTCGGGGCTGATGTGATTGCCGGATCTTTGATCAAGAACCCAGGCGGCGGTATTGTGCGTGCGGGCGGCTATATCGCCGGGCGGGCGGACCTGATCGAGTTATGTGCCAATCGTTTGACCGCACCTGGTCTCGGAAAAGAGACGGGAGCAACATTGGGGATGCTGCAGGAGCTGTTCCAAGGTTTCTTCCTGGCACCCCATGTCGTAGGTGAAGCACTGAAGGGAGCCATTTTCACCTCCAGGTTCCTGGAGCTGCTCGGATTTTCTACTTCACCGAAATACGATGCCAAGCGAGTTGATTTGATCCAATCAGTGAATTTTCATTCAGCGGATCAAATGGTCGCCTTCTGCCAGGCAATCCAGCATGCATCACCAGTCAATGCACATGTGACACCGCATCCGGCGCCAATGCCGGGATATGAAAATGACGTCATCATGGCAGCTGGAACCTTCATCCAAGGTGCCAGTCTCGAGCTGACGGCAGATGGACCGATCCGTCCGCCATACACGGCTTTTGTCCAGGGAGGTTTGACTTATGCCCATGTGAAGCTGGCCATCATCGATGCAGCTCAGAATCTACTGGAAAAAGGCTTGATATCAACGAATCAAGCAAACTGA
- the hflX gene encoding GTPase HflX, which produces MERVLLMAVHHQNQTLERFQSSLDELEALTKTAGGTVAGIVTQKRERLHPGTYFGAGKLDELAELVEQEEPLLVISNDELSPGQLKNISNHIGVRVIDRSQLILDIFATRAHTREGKLQVELAQMQYLLPRLYGQGTEMSRLGAGIGTRGPGETKLETDRRHIRRRIDEIKHQLKAVVSHRSRYRERRKANQAFQIALVGYTNAGKSTIFNRLTGNDSLEQDQLFATLDPMTRRMRLPSGFQALLTDTVGFIQDLPTALIAAFRSTLEEVTEADFIIHMVNSAHPDHEQQQATVLKLLKELGADHLPILTVYNKADLLTEDFIASAHPYMQISAFKEEDRRRLLEKVQEMIQETSEFYDTIVPATGGRLLDKLAQETILTKRDYNEELDAYEVSGYVLPDHPLVHQLKGKNEA; this is translated from the coding sequence ATGGAACGTGTACTATTGATGGCAGTCCATCATCAGAATCAGACATTGGAGCGATTCCAATCATCGCTCGATGAACTGGAGGCATTGACAAAGACAGCGGGCGGAACCGTGGCGGGAATCGTCACGCAAAAGCGGGAGCGCCTGCATCCTGGAACATATTTCGGCGCAGGGAAGCTGGATGAACTTGCTGAGCTCGTCGAGCAGGAAGAGCCGCTCCTCGTCATTTCCAATGATGAATTGTCTCCAGGGCAACTGAAGAATATCAGCAACCATATCGGCGTCCGTGTCATCGACCGGAGTCAGCTGATCCTTGATATATTTGCGACGCGTGCGCATACCCGCGAGGGAAAATTGCAGGTGGAGCTGGCACAGATGCAGTACTTGCTGCCAAGACTTTATGGGCAGGGTACCGAAATGAGCCGTCTTGGGGCCGGAATCGGGACGAGGGGCCCCGGTGAAACAAAACTGGAAACCGACAGACGGCATATCCGCCGCCGGATCGATGAAATCAAACATCAGCTGAAAGCGGTCGTTTCGCACCGATCCCGCTATCGGGAAAGGCGCAAAGCGAATCAGGCATTCCAGATTGCTTTGGTCGGCTATACAAATGCCGGTAAATCGACTATCTTCAACCGCCTTACCGGAAATGACAGCTTGGAGCAGGATCAGCTGTTTGCCACGCTGGATCCGATGACACGCAGGATGCGGCTTCCTTCCGGTTTCCAGGCATTGCTGACCGATACCGTCGGCTTCATACAGGATTTACCGACAGCACTCATAGCAGCTTTCCGTTCGACACTGGAAGAAGTGACCGAAGCGGATTTCATCATTCATATGGTCAATAGCGCCCATCCGGATCACGAACAGCAGCAGGCCACAGTGCTGAAGCTGCTCAAAGAACTCGGAGCAGATCATCTGCCGATTCTGACAGTCTATAACAAGGCGGATCTCCTGACGGAGGATTTCATTGCCAGCGCTCATCCATATATGCAGATATCGGCATTCAAGGAAGAAGATCGACGCCGCCTACTGGAAAAAGTGCAGGAAATGATCCAGGAAACAAGCGAATTTTATGATACAATCGTACCTGCGACAGGCGGGCGTCTCCTGGATAAGCTTGCCCAAGAAACGATCCTGACGAAACGGGATTACAATGAAGAATTGGATGCTTATGAAGTGAGCGGCTATGTATTGCCGGATCACCCGCTTGTTCATCAATTGAAGGGAAAGAATGAAGCATGA
- a CDS encoding Ger(x)C family spore germination protein produces MKRHKRVRDLCLCAIASLLFMSGCWDSADIEEMSFVIGFGIDSSENEQTPIKHTTQIASTKKKGEQGAAPQGKMYQDVTLEGESVQDILRSISLQLPYPVYTDHLESIIINQEIARKYDLSIMLDQIMRDNVTRLSPYVVLSEQKTFDVLDTNIEGEIPSSYISSIFDNKTSTLKILPPVRLGEVAANLASRISFTLPNVVKENNTIKVDGAGIIRGKDRKLAGFLTTEEVEGINWMSGEGKAGLLEFQDDKDHTIVYEVQHYKTKVKPKLQDGRLSFLVQSEADGWITEDWSQSAHSLSERYVEELRRLAEKEVKRLMKETMKKLQDDYKTEVVGFSDSFRIAYPREYQKMKKDWDEHFANAEVDYEVKIRIVNTGDVVK; encoded by the coding sequence GTGAAGAGACACAAAAGGGTACGTGATCTCTGTCTATGTGCAATTGCTTCGCTGTTATTCATGTCCGGCTGCTGGGACAGCGCTGATATCGAGGAAATGTCGTTTGTGATCGGCTTTGGCATCGATAGCAGCGAGAATGAGCAGACTCCGATCAAGCATACCACGCAGATTGCCAGTACCAAGAAAAAAGGAGAGCAAGGGGCAGCGCCGCAAGGGAAAATGTATCAAGACGTTACCCTTGAAGGGGAGTCGGTCCAGGATATTCTGCGTTCCATCTCCCTTCAGCTGCCTTATCCTGTGTACACGGATCATCTGGAATCCATCATCATCAATCAAGAAATAGCGCGCAAATACGATCTTTCCATTATGCTCGATCAGATCATGCGTGATAATGTGACACGCCTTAGCCCGTATGTTGTCCTAAGCGAGCAGAAAACGTTTGATGTATTGGACACGAACATCGAAGGGGAGATACCCAGCAGCTATATCAGCAGCATTTTCGATAATAAAACAAGCACGCTGAAAATCCTGCCTCCAGTACGCTTAGGTGAGGTTGCTGCCAATCTGGCTTCCCGGATCAGCTTTACCTTGCCGAATGTCGTGAAGGAAAATAATACGATCAAAGTGGACGGGGCCGGCATAATAAGAGGGAAGGACAGGAAGCTCGCCGGTTTCCTGACGACGGAAGAGGTGGAAGGGATAAACTGGATGAGCGGGGAAGGGAAGGCTGGTTTACTTGAATTCCAGGATGATAAAGATCATACGATTGTATACGAAGTACAGCATTACAAGACGAAGGTAAAGCCGAAATTACAGGATGGGCGTCTATCCTTCCTGGTACAAAGTGAAGCAGATGGATGGATAACGGAAGATTGGTCCCAGTCTGCCCATAGTTTGTCCGAACGTTACGTAGAAGAATTGAGACGCTTGGCAGAAAAAGAAGTCAAGAGATTGATGAAGGAAACGATGAAAAAGCTTCAGGATGATTATAAAACGGAAGTCGTCGGATTCTCCGATAGTTTCCGGATCGCTTACCCAAGGGAATATCAAAAGATGAAAAAGGATTGGGATGAACACTTTGCGAACGCAGAAGTGGACTACGAAGTAAAAATCAGGATCGTCAATACAGGGGATGTGGTGAAGTAA
- a CDS encoding GerAB/ArcD/ProY family transporter, translating to MKMGTTRITTVQMVSLLATTLIAVGIFTLPRNLAMKVETPDLWICVLLGGICAYLSCLIIVTLSLRFDRLTFFEFNKLIVGKWLGTILSIGFIGYALLIGAFEIRSMGELTQFYLLEETPIPVILISMYWVAIYLLVGGINPIARLIELLTPVCLFIFILVFCLGFKVFEIDNLRPVFGLGVAPVLKGVTPTFLTFSGLEFMLVFVAMMQKPKDAKKVALIGIVIPVSLYLLAVVIITGGLSVDRMKHQKWPTFALIQEYEYEGILFERFDSLFLVVWLIQMFTTYVVCQYVAAKGISQLTRISYKKANYFLLAAVYIICLIPQDLNQLEKMGTMIGWTSFTFSFLVPSLLLIIAIVRRLKYSEETQKGT from the coding sequence ATGAAAATGGGAACGACTAGGATCACGACCGTACAAATGGTTTCGTTGCTTGCAACAACACTGATTGCAGTAGGTATCTTTACCCTGCCGCGGAATCTGGCCATGAAAGTCGAAACGCCGGACTTATGGATTTGTGTACTGTTGGGCGGCATATGCGCTTATCTTTCGTGCCTTATCATCGTGACTTTGAGCCTTCGCTTTGACCGCCTTACCTTTTTCGAATTCAACAAGCTGATCGTCGGCAAATGGCTGGGGACGATATTAAGCATTGGTTTCATCGGATACGCGCTTTTGATCGGCGCGTTTGAAATACGATCCATGGGGGAATTGACACAGTTTTATTTGCTGGAAGAAACGCCGATTCCTGTCATTCTGATCAGTATGTACTGGGTTGCCATTTACCTGCTGGTGGGCGGCATCAATCCGATTGCCCGGCTGATCGAGCTATTGACGCCTGTTTGTCTATTCATTTTCATCCTGGTATTTTGTCTTGGTTTCAAAGTATTTGAAATTGATAATCTGCGGCCTGTATTCGGACTTGGAGTAGCTCCTGTATTGAAGGGAGTCACTCCGACGTTCCTCACTTTCAGCGGATTGGAATTCATGCTCGTATTCGTTGCCATGATGCAGAAGCCCAAAGACGCGAAGAAGGTGGCGTTGATCGGGATAGTCATACCGGTATCCCTTTATTTATTGGCTGTCGTCATCATTACCGGCGGTTTATCGGTAGATAGGATGAAACATCAGAAATGGCCGACATTTGCCCTCATCCAGGAATACGAATACGAAGGCATCCTCTTTGAACGTTTTGATTCGCTGTTCTTGGTCGTTTGGCTGATCCAGATGTTCACGACATATGTGGTCTGTCAATATGTGGCGGCCAAAGGCATCTCCCAGCTGACGCGTATATCATATAAGAAAGCGAATTATTTCCTTTTGGCTGCAGTTTATATCATTTGTTTGATTCCTCAGGATTTGAATCAGTTGGAAAAGATGGGGACGATGATTGGCTGGACAAGCTTTACTTTTTCTTTCCTCGTTCCATCGCTGCTGTTGATCATTGCGATTGTGAGGAGGCTGAAATACAGTGAAGAGACACAAAAGGGTACGTGA